In the Leptospira sp. WS4.C2 genome, one interval contains:
- a CDS encoding histidine phosphatase family protein, with the protein MKQIYLLRHAKSEWDEPYDSDLERSLSRRGKEQTKALREYLKEGRFEFDQCLVSPAERTQKTYSSLRKEILRFPKPDLREAIYDADKEDLLFLLHGLSPSVRSVCIVGHNPGLEELGSALLFGETSPTKFQKFPTASFLGLSFSEESWKNLSWGSCQLAVFWIPGQIGKE; encoded by the coding sequence ATTTACTTCGCCATGCCAAGTCAGAATGGGATGAACCTTACGATTCTGATTTGGAACGGTCTCTCTCACGTCGAGGGAAAGAGCAGACCAAAGCCCTCAGAGAATACTTAAAAGAAGGTCGGTTTGAATTTGACCAATGTTTGGTCTCACCTGCCGAACGAACGCAAAAAACCTACTCCTCACTCCGAAAAGAAATCCTTCGTTTTCCAAAACCGGACTTACGCGAAGCCATCTACGATGCGGACAAAGAAGACCTCCTCTTTTTATTACATGGTCTTTCGCCAAGCGTTCGTTCTGTCTGCATTGTGGGCCATAATCCTGGGTTGGAAGAACTCGGATCTGCCTTACTTTTTGGGGAAACCTCTCCCACAAAATTTCAGAAATTTCCGACTGCCTCGTTTCTCGGCTTGAGTTTTTCCGAAGAATCATGGAAAAATCTTAGTTGGGGAAGTTGCCAATTGGCAGTATTCTGGATCCCTGGGCAAATAGGAAAAGAATGA